From Streptomyces sp. NBC_01460, a single genomic window includes:
- a CDS encoding putative quinol monooxygenase, which yields MAFAVIAHYRCAPSDEATVRAALLAMREHTLAEPGNLGYEVHAEVDHPGAFVLYERYADRAGFDAHAGADYFDELIVRTVRPLLSERAVTFADVL from the coding sequence ATGGCTTTCGCCGTCATCGCCCACTACCGCTGTGCACCCTCCGACGAGGCCACGGTGCGCGCCGCGCTGCTCGCGATGCGGGAGCACACGCTGGCCGAGCCGGGGAACCTCGGGTACGAGGTGCACGCGGAGGTGGACCACCCGGGTGCGTTCGTCCTGTACGAGCGGTACGCGGACCGGGCCGGCTTCGACGCCCATGCCGGGGCGGACTACTTCGACGAGCTCATCGTCCGCACGGTGCGGCCGCTGCTGAGCGAGCGGGCCGTGACCTTCGCCGACGTGCTGTAG
- a CDS encoding alpha/beta fold hydrolase, with amino-acid sequence MPHVDSDGASVYYERHGSGPAIVFVHGSGGNHAAWWQQVAALRDEFTVVTLDLRGFGNTEPDVRQTEFDSQSFYADVVAVLDREELTDAMLVGQSIGSIAALRAGLVRPGRVGSVVLGHSLGGISHPELKELAAADRAEAVKLPVIDRLLTRRFQQERADLTLLFRQMGTFNTATMQDLRNLDTDGPGLEEIQDSGVRIAFLAGERDAVLGVETVTRAHELVAGSHLEIVPGAPHSMYWETPRAYNAAVARLRRTLTAPKEAA; translated from the coding sequence ATGCCCCATGTCGATTCCGACGGCGCCTCCGTGTACTACGAACGCCACGGCAGCGGCCCCGCGATCGTGTTCGTCCACGGCTCGGGAGGAAACCACGCCGCCTGGTGGCAGCAGGTGGCCGCGCTGCGCGACGAGTTCACCGTCGTCACCCTGGACCTGCGCGGCTTCGGCAACACCGAACCGGACGTGCGGCAGACCGAGTTCGACAGTCAGTCCTTCTACGCCGACGTCGTGGCCGTCCTCGACCGGGAGGAGCTGACCGACGCCATGCTGGTCGGCCAGTCCATCGGCTCGATCGCCGCGCTCCGCGCCGGCCTCGTGCGCCCCGGACGCGTCGGGTCCGTCGTCCTCGGCCACTCCCTCGGCGGGATCAGCCACCCCGAGCTCAAGGAACTCGCCGCCGCCGACCGGGCCGAGGCCGTCAAGCTGCCCGTCATCGACCGCCTGCTGACCAGGCGGTTCCAGCAGGAGCGCGCCGACCTCACCCTCCTCTTCCGGCAGATGGGCACGTTCAACACCGCCACGATGCAGGACCTGCGCAACCTCGACACCGACGGGCCCGGTCTGGAGGAGATCCAGGACTCGGGCGTCAGGATCGCCTTCCTCGCCGGCGAGAGGGACGCGGTGCTCGGCGTGGAGACGGTGACACGCGCCCACGAGCTGGTGGCCGGCTCCCACCTGGAGATCGTCCCGGGCGCCCCGCACTCCATGTACTGGGAGACCCCGCGGGCGTACAACGCGGCCGTCGCCCGCCTGCGCCGCACCCTCACCGCCCCGAAGGAAGCCGCATGA
- a CDS encoding amidohydrolase family protein, with product MFVVDTQIHIWKEETPDRPWVPGARERIRLNGHREEAFSYEEALELMDEAGVNRALILPPSWEGNRIDYALEACKAHPDRFGIMARVPQDDEIEGTALLKDFAQNPHIKGTRLTFHRPQDRNWMIDGTNDWYWPIAEELRIPTMVHAPIWKRELGEIAARHPNLKIIIDHMGIMARCVDDAIGYWVSETADLAKHPNIYVKVSALPGYSTEAFPNRNIEKYVREMVDKMGPQRCFYGTDITRLLGHGITYTDTVEQFTKHWDFTPEELEWMLGRGISEVLDWPVEG from the coding sequence GTGTTCGTCGTCGACACCCAGATACACATCTGGAAGGAAGAGACCCCCGACCGCCCCTGGGTCCCCGGAGCCCGCGAGCGGATCCGCCTCAACGGCCACCGCGAGGAGGCCTTCTCCTACGAGGAGGCCCTCGAGCTGATGGACGAGGCGGGCGTCAACCGCGCTCTCATCCTCCCGCCGTCCTGGGAGGGCAACCGCATCGACTACGCCCTCGAGGCGTGCAAGGCCCACCCCGACCGCTTCGGCATCATGGCCCGCGTCCCGCAGGACGACGAGATCGAGGGCACGGCCCTGCTGAAGGACTTCGCGCAGAACCCGCACATCAAGGGCACGCGCCTCACCTTCCACCGTCCGCAGGACCGCAACTGGATGATCGACGGCACGAACGACTGGTACTGGCCGATCGCCGAGGAACTGCGCATCCCCACCATGGTCCACGCGCCGATCTGGAAGCGGGAGCTCGGCGAGATCGCCGCCAGGCACCCGAACCTGAAGATCATCATCGACCACATGGGCATCATGGCCCGCTGCGTCGACGACGCGATCGGCTACTGGGTCTCCGAGACCGCCGACCTCGCGAAGCACCCCAACATCTACGTCAAGGTCTCGGCCCTGCCCGGCTACTCCACCGAGGCGTTCCCCAACAGGAACATCGAGAAGTACGTCCGCGAGATGGTCGACAAGATGGGCCCGCAGCGCTGCTTCTACGGCACCGACATCACCCGCCTGCTCGGCCACGGCATCACCTACACCGACACCGTCGAGCAGTTCACCAAGCACTGGGACTTCACTCCCGAGGAGCTCGAGTGGATGCTGGGCCGCGGCATCAGCGAGGTACTCGACTGGCCGGTCGAGGGCTGA
- a CDS encoding methionine synthase II (cobalamin-independent)-like protein translates to MADTFNYRIDHHGSLVRPAALLAARDRAADGAPDAGALREAEDAAVKEAVVLQRRLRSTVVTDGDMPRTDFRSAVLEGVSGFRRTGEETGGLARWVADSLPEADGPLLADRASLLGELTLIAPKASLPSPAYLAATCFDPEAAGRGGPASARELGEALAGIIHTEIQLLISRGVRLIQLNNPLLLAHTAGEPGAAGALSFEDALAVDALAVPSGERPDGVRVGLAPGWAAPATVDRSRAEQLYAAVPVDRWILPYDQGTDAELDLLRALPEERDACLGAVDATSPAIEEIDTVMARIDAAAEVKDLEDMALSPSRGFEDVAGRPLLSAEEQNRKLIQVETLARYCWGNEF, encoded by the coding sequence ATGGCGGACACGTTCAACTACCGCATCGACCACCACGGCAGCCTGGTCCGCCCGGCCGCCCTGCTGGCCGCCCGCGACCGCGCGGCCGACGGCGCCCCGGACGCCGGAGCGCTGCGGGAGGCCGAGGACGCCGCCGTCAAGGAGGCCGTGGTCCTCCAGCGCAGGCTGCGCTCCACGGTCGTCACCGACGGGGACATGCCGCGTACGGACTTCCGGAGCGCCGTGCTCGAAGGGGTCTCCGGCTTCCGGCGTACCGGGGAGGAGACCGGCGGCCTGGCACGCTGGGTGGCGGACTCCCTGCCCGAGGCGGACGGCCCCCTGCTCGCCGACCGGGCGTCCCTGCTCGGTGAGCTCACGCTCATCGCACCGAAGGCCTCCCTGCCCTCGCCCGCCTACCTCGCCGCGACCTGCTTCGACCCGGAGGCGGCGGGCCGGGGCGGTCCGGCCTCGGCCCGCGAACTCGGCGAGGCGCTGGCGGGGATCATCCACACGGAGATCCAGCTGCTCATCTCCCGGGGTGTCCGGCTGATCCAGCTGAACAACCCGCTCCTGCTCGCCCACACGGCCGGCGAGCCCGGAGCCGCCGGCGCGCTCTCCTTCGAGGACGCCCTGGCCGTCGACGCCCTCGCCGTACCGTCGGGGGAGCGCCCCGACGGTGTCCGGGTGGGCCTCGCCCCGGGCTGGGCGGCCCCGGCGACAGTGGACCGGTCCAGGGCCGAGCAGCTCTACGCCGCCGTCCCCGTGGACCGGTGGATCCTGCCGTACGACCAGGGCACCGACGCCGAGCTCGACCTCCTGCGGGCCCTTCCGGAGGAGCGTGACGCCTGTCTCGGCGCGGTGGACGCGACGAGCCCGGCGATCGAGGAGATCGACACGGTGATGGCGCGGATCGACGCCGCCGCCGAGGTCAAGGACCTGGAGGACATGGCCCTGTCACCCTCGCGCGGCTTCGAGGACGTCGCCGGCCGGCCGCTGCTGAGCGCCGAGGAGCAGAACCGCAAGCTGATCCAGGTCGAGACGCTCGCCCGCTACTGCTGGGGCAACGAGTTCTGA
- a CDS encoding GlcG/HbpS family heme-binding protein, producing MSNITLAAAEEIIDAAHERAREIGKAVSVAVVDAGGFPVAIRRPDGARPLTPDIARAKAYTAAVMQRPGRMLKKWQESQPVFFAQLSQLPGAAMPILATEGSMTIKKDGEIIGGLGIAGGTADEDQAIADDVLKSLGYELEFAAWGVSGEPSGKEA from the coding sequence ATGAGCAACATCACCCTCGCCGCCGCCGAAGAGATCATCGACGCCGCCCACGAACGCGCCCGGGAGATCGGGAAGGCGGTGAGTGTCGCCGTGGTCGACGCGGGGGGATTCCCCGTCGCCATCCGGCGCCCCGACGGGGCCCGTCCGCTCACCCCGGACATCGCCAGGGCCAAGGCCTACACCGCAGCGGTCATGCAGCGCCCCGGCAGGATGCTGAAGAAGTGGCAGGAGAGCCAGCCCGTCTTCTTCGCCCAGCTCTCCCAGCTGCCCGGCGCGGCGATGCCCATCCTCGCCACCGAGGGCAGCATGACGATCAAGAAGGACGGCGAGATCATCGGCGGTCTCGGCATCGCCGGCGGCACCGCGGACGAGGACCAGGCCATCGCGGACGACGTCCTGAAGTCACTGGGCTACGAACTGGAGTTCGCCGCCTGGGGCGTCTCCGGCGAGCCCTCCGGAAAGGAAGCCTGA
- a CDS encoding NAD-dependent succinate-semialdehyde dehydrogenase, which translates to MTTNHDYPAIHMYIAGEWCEGSTGRTAPVLNPATEEVIGHVPLATAADLDRAAEAAATGFGTWRDTPVAARTAILHRAAGLLVSRSAEVGRIMTLEQGKPLREASGEAERVAGALRWDADDARRAYGRVIPSEQGTLLTVRRRPIGPVAAFTPWNFPAGGPMRKIAAALSAGCSIVIKASEETPGTAVQLVRCFEDAGVPAGVLNLVFGEPAEVSAHLIGHPATRLIAFTGSVPVGKLLAAAAGAEMKPSLMELGGHAPVLVCEDADPVAAARRAAAAKFANAGQVCTSPSRFLVHESLLAEFTEEFVRAAEAVVVGDGLDEGVTMGPLANARRLKAVEALTADAVARGAEVRTGGERLDRAGYFFAPTVLTGVPDDAALMSEEPFGPLAPIVPFGDLDDALRIANSLPYGLAAYGFTRSAATAERLTREFEAGILSLNHCGGSVHEAPSGGVKASGYGREGGPEGLDAYLVTQRVSHLLAG; encoded by the coding sequence ATGACGACGAACCACGACTACCCCGCCATCCACATGTACATAGCCGGCGAGTGGTGCGAGGGATCGACCGGACGCACCGCGCCGGTGCTGAACCCGGCCACCGAAGAGGTCATCGGACACGTACCGCTGGCCACCGCCGCGGACCTGGACCGCGCGGCGGAGGCCGCCGCCACCGGCTTCGGGACCTGGCGCGACACACCGGTCGCCGCGCGTACGGCGATCCTGCACAGGGCCGCCGGCCTGCTGGTCTCCCGCAGCGCCGAGGTCGGCAGGATCATGACCCTGGAGCAGGGCAAGCCGCTGCGCGAGGCGAGCGGCGAGGCCGAGCGCGTCGCGGGTGCGCTGCGCTGGGACGCCGACGACGCCCGCCGCGCCTACGGGCGGGTCATCCCGTCCGAGCAGGGCACCCTGCTGACCGTGCGCCGCCGGCCCATCGGCCCGGTCGCCGCCTTCACCCCGTGGAACTTCCCGGCGGGCGGGCCGATGCGCAAGATCGCCGCGGCGCTCTCGGCCGGATGCTCGATCGTCATCAAGGCCTCCGAGGAGACCCCCGGCACCGCCGTGCAGCTCGTGCGGTGCTTCGAGGACGCCGGTGTGCCCGCCGGAGTCCTCAACCTGGTGTTCGGCGAGCCCGCCGAGGTCTCGGCGCACCTGATCGGTCACCCGGCGACCCGGCTGATCGCCTTCACCGGCTCCGTGCCCGTCGGCAAGCTCCTGGCGGCCGCCGCGGGCGCCGAGATGAAGCCCTCCCTCATGGAACTCGGCGGACACGCCCCGGTCCTCGTGTGCGAGGACGCCGATCCCGTCGCCGCGGCCCGCCGGGCAGCCGCCGCGAAGTTCGCCAACGCCGGCCAGGTCTGCACCTCGCCGAGCCGCTTCCTCGTCCACGAGAGCCTCCTGGCGGAGTTCACCGAGGAGTTCGTCCGCGCGGCCGAGGCGGTCGTCGTCGGCGACGGGCTCGACGAGGGCGTCACCATGGGACCGCTCGCCAATGCCCGCAGACTGAAGGCCGTCGAGGCGCTGACCGCCGACGCCGTGGCCAGGGGCGCCGAGGTGCGCACCGGTGGCGAACGACTCGACCGCGCGGGCTACTTCTTCGCGCCCACCGTCCTCACCGGCGTACCCGACGACGCGGCGCTGATGTCCGAGGAGCCCTTCGGCCCGCTCGCGCCGATCGTCCCCTTCGGTGACCTCGACGACGCCCTGCGGATCGCCAACTCGCTGCCCTACGGGCTCGCCGCCTACGGGTTCACCCGCTCCGCCGCCACCGCCGAGCGCCTCACCCGGGAGTTCGAGGCGGGCATCCTCTCCCTCAACCACTGCGGAGGATCGGTCCACGAGGCGCCGTCCGGGGGAGTCAAGGCCAGCGGCTACGGCCGTGAGGGCGGTCCCGAGGGGCTGGACGCCTACCTGGTGACCCAGCGCGTCTCCCACCTGCTGGCCGGCTGA
- a CDS encoding fumarylacetoacetate hydrolase family protein, translating to MRYTRVSMGGRAVWGRVEEDAVRLLSGSPLEGDPTVIGSIPLAEAAWLPPVVPPVFYAVGMNYPRHIEHARLLGDKAGVTPERPEPGYRANNALTGHGTAIVKPAGLQGRFEAEPELVAVIGRTLRHATYEEARDAVFGWTIGNDVSARTWQHQDRSFWRSKNSDTFKPMGPWIETDVDALAQTTTLRVNGEVRARFPTGDMVFDPYDHMVEMSRHLTLHPGDVLWMGAESTCRIEAGDTVDVEISGIGVLSNPVRAESAHP from the coding sequence GTGCGGTACACCCGGGTCTCCATGGGCGGACGTGCGGTGTGGGGCCGCGTCGAGGAGGACGCGGTGCGTCTGCTGTCCGGCTCGCCCCTGGAGGGCGACCCCACGGTCATCGGCTCGATCCCGCTCGCCGAGGCGGCCTGGCTGCCGCCCGTCGTCCCGCCCGTCTTCTACGCCGTCGGCATGAACTACCCGCGCCACATCGAGCACGCCCGGCTCCTGGGCGACAAGGCCGGGGTCACGCCGGAGCGGCCGGAACCCGGCTACCGGGCCAACAACGCGCTCACCGGCCACGGCACGGCGATCGTGAAGCCCGCCGGGCTCCAGGGCAGGTTCGAGGCCGAACCCGAACTGGTCGCCGTCATCGGCCGGACCCTGAGGCACGCCACGTACGAGGAGGCGCGGGACGCCGTCTTCGGCTGGACGATCGGCAACGACGTCAGCGCCCGCACCTGGCAGCACCAGGACCGCTCGTTCTGGCGCAGCAAGAACAGCGACACCTTCAAGCCGATGGGCCCCTGGATCGAGACCGACGTCGACGCCCTCGCCCAGACCACGACGCTACGCGTCAACGGCGAGGTACGCGCCCGGTTCCCCACCGGCGACATGGTCTTCGACCCCTACGACCACATGGTCGAGATGAGCAGGCACCTCACCCTGCACCCCGGTGACGTCCTGTGGATGGGCGCGGAGTCCACCTGCCGGATCGAGGCCGGCGACACCGTCGACGTCGAGATCAGCGGGATCGGCGTCCTGTCGAATCCCGTCCGGGCGGAGAGCGCCCACCCCTGA
- a CDS encoding thiamine pyrophosphate-dependent enzyme, whose amino-acid sequence MTDIRNTPGADGGDAVVSAFNAVGADYLFCSSGSEWAPVWESLARRHRDGDQAPAYLDLTHETVAVGMATGYGLVTRRPQGVLLHAAPGLLQGSMAIHGALLAGVPMVVTSSESSTYGDGPGQDPGGQWYRNLSVVGGPHGVARPFTKWANEAASVHTLPTMITRAAELALRAPAGPAYLNIPLEILLEEWDGREAKPVVEPGSTHSSPEQVDPVARLIREAENPVIVTETAGREAGGFEALVAFAEAWDIPVVEPDSAVCGNFPRDHPLHAGSDIEPWMDEADLILLVNCRVPFYPPSRRPSKATVVVIDEVPQRPHIVYQVLFADRYLEGGVANTLGQLTRRARDLDDAYGAAVALRRAAQEKRYAAERKAVEAAEAEAARAEGVDPVLVAATLRTLLDGADPIVVDETITHSRVVRRHLRTSAPDAYFYVQGGLGQGIAVALGAKLAAQDRPVVLTVGDGAFTYNPVIQSYDASKAYGLPVLIVVFNNRVYKSMNLNHRRFYPEGAAAGTGEWLGTDLHRLPRLAAFAEPFGMHTETVDTPEGLAPALERALKAVADGTTAVVDVLVTR is encoded by the coding sequence ATGACGGACATCAGGAACACGCCAGGCGCCGACGGCGGTGATGCCGTCGTCTCCGCCTTCAACGCCGTCGGCGCCGACTACCTCTTCTGCTCGTCGGGGTCCGAATGGGCCCCGGTGTGGGAGTCCCTGGCCCGGCGTCACCGTGACGGTGACCAGGCCCCCGCCTACCTCGACCTCACCCACGAGACGGTCGCGGTCGGCATGGCCACCGGCTACGGCCTGGTCACCCGCCGCCCGCAGGGCGTCCTCCTCCACGCGGCCCCCGGCCTGCTGCAGGGCTCGATGGCCATCCACGGGGCGCTGCTCGCCGGCGTCCCGATGGTGGTCACCTCCTCGGAGTCCAGCACCTACGGCGACGGACCCGGGCAGGACCCCGGCGGACAGTGGTACCGCAACCTCTCCGTCGTGGGCGGCCCGCACGGTGTCGCGAGGCCGTTCACCAAGTGGGCCAACGAGGCCGCCAGCGTGCACACCCTGCCCACCATGATCACCAGAGCGGCCGAGCTCGCCCTGCGGGCACCGGCCGGACCCGCCTACCTCAACATCCCCCTGGAGATCCTCCTGGAGGAGTGGGACGGCCGCGAGGCCAAGCCCGTCGTCGAGCCCGGCTCCACGCACAGCTCGCCCGAACAGGTGGACCCCGTCGCCCGGTTGATCCGCGAGGCGGAGAACCCCGTCATCGTCACCGAGACGGCGGGCCGCGAGGCGGGCGGCTTCGAGGCGCTCGTCGCCTTCGCCGAGGCGTGGGACATCCCCGTCGTCGAGCCGGACTCGGCGGTGTGCGGCAACTTCCCGCGCGACCACCCGCTGCACGCCGGCAGCGACATCGAGCCGTGGATGGACGAGGCGGACCTCATCCTCCTGGTCAACTGCCGCGTCCCGTTCTACCCGCCGAGCCGCCGCCCCTCGAAGGCGACGGTCGTCGTGATCGACGAGGTGCCGCAGCGGCCGCACATCGTCTACCAGGTGCTGTTCGCCGACCGGTACCTCGAAGGCGGTGTCGCCAACACCCTGGGCCAGCTGACCAGGCGGGCCCGGGACCTCGACGACGCGTACGGGGCGGCCGTCGCCCTGCGCCGCGCGGCACAGGAGAAGCGGTACGCCGCCGAGCGGAAGGCCGTCGAGGCGGCGGAGGCCGAGGCGGCGCGGGCCGAGGGCGTCGACCCCGTCCTGGTCGCCGCGACCCTGCGCACCCTGCTCGACGGTGCGGACCCGATCGTCGTCGACGAGACCATCACCCACAGCCGGGTCGTCAGGCGCCACCTGAGGACCTCCGCCCCCGACGCGTACTTCTACGTCCAGGGCGGGCTCGGACAAGGCATCGCGGTGGCCCTCGGCGCCAAACTCGCCGCTCAGGACCGCCCGGTGGTCCTCACCGTCGGGGACGGCGCCTTCACCTACAACCCGGTGATCCAGTCCTACGACGCCTCCAAGGCGTACGGACTGCCCGTGCTGATCGTCGTCTTCAACAATCGTGTCTACAAGTCGATGAATCTCAACCACCGGCGGTTCTACCCCGAGGGCGCGGCCGCCGGGACCGGCGAGTGGCTCGGTACGGACCTGCACCGGCTGCCCCGGCTCGCGGCGTTCGCCGAGCCGTTCGGGATGCACACCGAGACCGTCGACACGCCCGAAGGCCTCGCCCCCGCTCTGGAGCGCGCGCTCAAGGCGGTGGCGGACGGCACCACCGCCGTCGTCGACGTCCTCGTCACCCGCTGA
- the lhgO gene encoding L-2-hydroxyglutarate oxidase: MAEETIGIVGAGILGLATGREIALRRPGTRVVVFEKEDRVAAHQTGHNSGVVHAGIYYPPGSLKAGLCVRGVSLLREYCQERHLPYEEIGKLVVAVREDERGRMDSLYERARNNHVPDLRRISQDEIREIEPHAGGVAALHSPRTAITDYPAIARQFAEDVASSGGEVRLGSPVTGLTEVPGGIEVASPGERVRVDRLILCAGLQSDSVAALAHDTKEPRIVPFRGEYMLLKPDRTDLVRGLIYPVPDPRYPFLGVHFTPRVDGSVEVGPNAVLALAKEGYRLSDVSVRDLARLAAYPGVWKMAAQHWRTGVKEYRGALSVAAFMRDAGEYVPGVGTADVVRGGAGVRAQALDPDGSLVDDFRIHRMGRVTAVRNAPSPAATASMAIAEHICDAVFASSGGSL; this comes from the coding sequence ATGGCGGAAGAGACGATCGGCATCGTCGGCGCGGGCATCCTCGGCCTGGCGACGGGCCGGGAGATCGCGCTGCGCCGGCCGGGCACACGGGTCGTGGTGTTCGAGAAGGAGGACCGGGTCGCCGCCCACCAGACCGGACACAACTCGGGTGTGGTGCACGCCGGCATCTACTACCCGCCCGGCAGCCTGAAGGCCGGGCTGTGCGTGCGGGGCGTGTCCCTGCTGCGGGAGTACTGCCAGGAGAGGCACCTGCCGTACGAGGAGATCGGCAAGCTGGTCGTCGCCGTGCGCGAGGACGAGCGGGGCCGCATGGACAGCCTCTACGAGCGGGCCAGGAACAACCACGTGCCCGACCTCCGGAGGATCTCCCAGGACGAGATCAGGGAGATCGAGCCCCACGCCGGCGGTGTCGCGGCGCTGCACTCGCCCCGCACGGCGATCACCGACTATCCGGCGATCGCCCGGCAGTTCGCCGAGGACGTCGCGTCCTCCGGCGGCGAGGTGAGACTCGGGTCCCCGGTGACCGGCCTCACGGAGGTGCCCGGCGGCATCGAGGTGGCCTCACCCGGGGAGCGGGTCCGGGTCGACCGGCTGATCCTCTGCGCCGGGCTCCAGTCGGACTCCGTCGCCGCGCTCGCGCACGACACGAAGGAGCCCAGGATCGTCCCCTTCCGGGGGGAGTACATGCTCCTCAAGCCCGACAGGACCGACCTCGTCCGCGGCCTGATCTACCCCGTGCCGGACCCGCGTTACCCCTTCCTCGGGGTGCACTTCACGCCCAGGGTCGACGGTTCCGTCGAGGTCGGCCCGAACGCGGTCCTGGCACTCGCGAAGGAGGGCTACAGGCTCTCCGACGTGTCCGTGAGGGACCTCGCCCGGCTCGCCGCGTACCCCGGCGTCTGGAAGATGGCCGCGCAGCACTGGCGCACGGGCGTCAAGGAGTACCGCGGAGCCCTGTCCGTCGCCGCCTTCATGCGGGACGCGGGGGAGTACGTGCCCGGTGTGGGCACCGCGGACGTGGTCCGGGGAGGCGCCGGCGTGCGGGCCCAGGCCCTCGACCCCGACGGCTCCCTGGTGGACGACTTCCGCATCCACCGGATGGGCCGTGTCACCGCCGTGCGCAACGCCCCCTCACCCGCCGCCACCGCGTCCATGGCGATCGCCGAGCACATCTGCGACGCCGTGTTCGCGAGCTCCGGCGGCTCGCTGTGA
- a CDS encoding VOC family protein, protein MSKEPRYIHHVNFPTTDPDRTAEWYTKVFGMKRIMPKSNTRVVLMTRGTFDLHFTPVEEMDRMAPYHFAVEVDDWDDFMGHLAELGIRHTRPIERPENQSKFCYIHDPDHTMIELVFHGRRPH, encoded by the coding sequence GTGAGCAAGGAACCCCGCTACATCCACCACGTCAACTTCCCCACCACCGACCCCGACCGCACCGCCGAGTGGTACACCAAGGTCTTCGGGATGAAGAGGATCATGCCGAAGTCCAACACCCGCGTGGTGCTGATGACCCGCGGCACCTTCGACCTGCACTTCACCCCGGTCGAGGAGATGGACCGGATGGCGCCCTACCACTTCGCCGTCGAGGTCGACGACTGGGACGACTTCATGGGACACCTCGCCGAGCTGGGCATCCGTCACACCCGCCCGATCGAGCGCCCCGAGAACCAGTCGAAGTTCTGCTACATCCACGACCCCGACCACACCATGATCGAGCTGGTCTTCCACGGCAGGCGCCCCCACTGA
- a CDS encoding aldehyde dehydrogenase family protein: protein MHTMETLLGGQWVTAAEWLHVHDPSDTRSPVARVPALSAGDVARAYDEAEKGFAVWRRTSPFERARVFHGAARLLRERAATIAAAVVAENGKTRAEASGEVAKSADFFEYYAGLARDGYGTLLHDARPDTRTSFHHEPVGIVLAITPWNDPLLTPARKLAPALATGNAVVLKPASETPMSALHLARALHEAGLPAGVLGVVTGRGSRISGPLLDDPRVAAVTFTGSNSVGEGLRRSLADRNVRFQGELGGKNATVVLADADLGAAVKALMAAGFGQAGQRCTATSRVLVERSVYEEFTGLLLEAVAAVRLGPGASDSTGVGPLVSTGQRDSVLRDIERAVKEGATVLTGGAAPREAEYAHGCYVSPTVLGDVTPEMAVWREEVFGPVVVLRPVDGFDEAVAEVNDSDFGLAAALFTRDLRAAHRFADEADCGQVAVNTATTGWDVHHPFGGFRDSGSAFKEQGTEALRFYTRVKTVAFNFGT, encoded by the coding sequence ATGCACACCATGGAAACCCTCCTCGGCGGACAGTGGGTGACGGCCGCCGAGTGGCTGCACGTCCACGACCCGTCCGACACCCGCAGTCCCGTCGCCCGTGTGCCCGCCCTGAGCGCCGGGGACGTGGCCCGCGCCTACGACGAGGCGGAGAAGGGCTTCGCCGTCTGGCGGCGCACCAGCCCCTTCGAGCGGGCCCGAGTGTTCCACGGGGCGGCCCGGCTGCTCCGCGAGCGTGCGGCCACGATCGCCGCGGCCGTGGTCGCCGAGAACGGCAAGACGCGCGCTGAGGCGAGCGGCGAGGTCGCGAAGTCCGCCGACTTCTTCGAGTACTACGCCGGGCTCGCCCGCGACGGCTACGGCACCCTCCTCCACGACGCCCGGCCCGACACCCGTACGAGCTTCCACCACGAGCCGGTCGGGATCGTCCTCGCCATCACCCCGTGGAACGACCCGCTGCTGACGCCCGCCCGCAAGCTGGCGCCCGCCCTGGCCACCGGCAACGCCGTCGTCCTCAAGCCGGCCTCCGAGACCCCCATGTCCGCACTCCACCTGGCGCGCGCCCTGCACGAGGCGGGTCTGCCCGCCGGTGTGCTGGGCGTCGTCACCGGCCGGGGCAGCCGGATCTCCGGGCCCCTCCTCGACGACCCGCGCGTCGCCGCGGTCACCTTCACCGGCTCCAACTCCGTCGGCGAGGGGCTGCGCAGGTCCCTGGCCGACCGCAACGTCCGCTTCCAGGGCGAGCTGGGCGGCAAGAACGCCACCGTCGTGCTCGCCGACGCCGATCTGGGCGCCGCCGTGAAGGCGCTGATGGCCGCGGGATTCGGACAGGCCGGCCAGCGGTGCACCGCCACCAGCCGGGTCCTCGTCGAACGCTCCGTGTACGAGGAGTTCACCGGACTGCTCCTGGAAGCGGTCGCCGCCGTCAGGCTCGGCCCGGGGGCCTCGGACTCGACCGGCGTGGGCCCTCTCGTCAGCACGGGGCAGCGTGACAGCGTCCTCAGGGACATCGAGCGGGCGGTGAAGGAGGGGGCGACCGTGCTGACGGGCGGCGCGGCCCCGCGGGAGGCGGAGTACGCCCACGGCTGCTACGTCAGCCCGACCGTCCTGGGCGACGTCACCCCGGAGATGGCCGTCTGGCGCGAGGAGGTCTTCGGGCCCGTCGTGGTCCTGCGTCCCGTCGACGGGTTCGACGAGGCCGTCGCGGAGGTCAACGACTCCGACTTCGGGCTCGCCGCCGCCCTCTTCACCCGCGACCTGCGCGCCGCGCACCGCTTCGCGGACGAGGCCGACTGCGGACAGGTCGCCGTCAACACCGCGACCACGGGCTGGGACGTGCACCACCCCTTCGGTGGCTTCCGCGACTCCGGCTCGGCGTTCAAGGAGCAGGGCACCGAAGCCCTGCGTTTCTACACCCGCGTCAAGACCGTCGCCTTCAACTTCGGCACCTGA